In Penicillium psychrofluorescens genome assembly, chromosome: 5, a single window of DNA contains:
- a CDS encoding uncharacterized protein (ID:PFLUO_007905-T1.cds;~source:funannotate) has translation MELKCLSLLLASVTGYVAARSLPIGELESRLLLSKAPSGGDVSPVKLYPAYNFSVPIDHIHNETRYEPHSDDFFNIRYWFDATYYKPGGPVLVLCGGEDTGDDRLPYLQKGIINQLAKATNGLGVVLEHRYYGESFPVPNLSVENLRFLTTDQSLADTTYFANNIVFPGLEHLNLTASNAPYIAYGGSYAGAYVAFLRKLYPDTWFGAISSSGVSEAQWDYREYLDPIAQFGPQPCIELTQTLTHAMDNIIFHNHSYVPELKALFNLQGLKYDDDFMNALSYGISYWQDRNWDPAVNDLDFHNYCTNLSSSTIKYPHYVSHKATAEDLISAGGYGEKAVSLAPHLLNWAAWMNYTQIQPILEAGYTESQYFSLRNETFYKLDDITQTWRSWPYQYCTQWGFLQVGANVLKNGLPLISRTQTLEYGSTICREAFGIMKPAQTEQINKYGGFKISYPRLAQIGGQADPWRPVTPLADPYLNTPSTLNEPRILIEGAVHHWDENGLFPNETTCELPPLPVKKAQEQEVKFVVAWLKEYADVAHTELH, from the exons ATGGAGCTCAAGTGCCTATCTCTCTTGCTCGCCAGCGTCACTGGCTATGTGGCGGCACGTTCGTTGCCCATTGGTGAACTGGAATCGCGGCTCCTT CTGAGCAAGGCGCCTTCCGGCGGCGATGTGAGCCCCGTCAAATTGTATCCAGCCTACAACTTCTCCGTACCAATCGACCATATCCACAATGAGACCCGCTATGAGCCACATTCGGATGACTTCTTCAACATTCGGTACTGGTTTGACGCTACCTACTACAAGCCCGGTGGCCCTGTCTTAGTGCTTTGCGGTGGCGAAGACACAGGTGACGACCGATTACCGTATCTGCAGAAGG GTATAATAAACCAACTTGCCAAAGCAACAAACGGACTTGGAGTCGTTCTCGAGCACCGGTACTATGGAGAGTCTTTCCCTGTCCCGAATTTGTCTGTGGAGAACCTGCGGTTCTTGACCACGGATCAGTCTCTGGCCGACACGACATATTTTGCCAACAATATCGTGTTCCCTGGCCTAGAACATCTCAACTTAACTGCCAGTAACGCACCATACATCGCTTATGGTGGCTCTTATGCGGGTGCCTACGTTGCCTTCCTCCGCAAGCTCTATCCAGACACATGGTTCGGTGCCATCTCCTCCTCAGGCGTTTCCGAGGCTCAGTGGGATTATCGGGAGTATCTCGATCCGATTGCGCAGTTCGGTCCTCAACCGTGCATCGAACTTACCCAGACACTCACCCACGCAATGGATAACATCATCTTTCATAATCACAGCTACGTTCCTGAGCTGAAGGCGCTCTTCAACCTTCAAGGGCTCAAGTATGACGATGACTTTATGAACGCGCTCTCCTATGGCATTTCCTACTGGCAAGACCGGAACTGGGATCCGGCAGTCAACGACCTGGACTTCCATAACTACTGCACAAATCTCAGTTCGAGCACGATTAAATATCCTCATTATGTCAGCCATAAGGCCACCGCTGAGGATTTGATTAGTGCTGGCGGATACGGAGAGAAGGCTGTCAGCCTGGCCCCTCATCTACTGAACTGGGCAGCTTGGATGAACTACACTCAGATCCAGCCGATCCTGGAAGCCGGCTACACCGAAAGCCAGTACTTCAGTCTTCGCAACGAAACATTTTACAAACTAGATGATATCACCCAGACTTGGCGTTCATGGCCATACCAGTACTGCACTCAATGGGGCTTCCTCCAGGTCGGCGCGAACGTGCTCAAAAACGGACTGCCCCTGATCTCCCGCACTCAGACCCTTGAGTATGGGAGCACCATTTGCCGCGAGGCTTTTGGCATCATGAAACCAGCCCAGACGGAGCAGATTAACAAATACGGTGGTTTTAAAATATCCTACCCACGTCTGGCACAGATCGGTGGACAGGCAGATCCGTGGCGGCCGGTGACGCCGCTCGCCGACCCGTATCTAAACACGCCAAGCACGCTGAACGAGCCGCGCATCCTGATAGAAGGAGCCGTCCATCATTGGGATGAGAATGGCCTCTTCCCAAATGAAACGACATGTGAATTGCCTCCACTTCCTGTTAAAAAGGCCCAAGAGCAGGAAGTCAAGTTTGTCGTGGCGTGGTTAAAGGAATATGCCGATGTGGCCCACAccgaattacactag
- a CDS encoding uncharacterized protein (ID:PFLUO_007906-T1.cds;~source:funannotate): MYHNWRGQKFIAVDEAHRALGEVVRIGPNTISFSSIQAYKDIYGHGSQVIKDVFYDNQAGGNPSMADTSSRELHSRKRKNLAFVFSAKQVTAMEPRVMDVVDKLLRAVKAKSQGSKIAPTDRFDDVDGTVDIRPWLNMFTYDAISSMFFSKSFNFLDRGDDDCMAQDANGCVQQVHAMETFHTGARLSVLLGHMSAFWYDLVKNRMLGWTFGSKCGRNFTGMARFLVTDRLQNPPSKPDLFSNLPVKPTEKNPEPMELNELIAEAAVMLNAGNDTTQTSLVNILYSLASNPKEQGKLRQILEEETPTEQRPIVSYAQLQHIPYLQYCIDESFRVFAPVATGLPRRTTQPAIIAGHQIAAGVGVSAPTYTLHRNEKLFKDASSWHPERWDPDNKNYTDEERKNLKDYVQPFSQGARACIGRNLAYMELSICIAALVLAFEWELAPGQGGVERFERFNCNPVKLMVRPRPRDEVWDSYDYIPAQ, translated from the coding sequence ATGTATCACAACTGGCGCGGCCAGAAGTTTATCGCTGTCGATGAAGCCCATCGAGCCCTGGGCGAGGTGGTTCGGATTGGGCCGAACACGATATCCTTCTCTTCTATCCAGGCGTACAAGGACATCTACGGACATGGATCCCAAGTGATCAAGGATGTGTTCTATGACAATCAGGCCGGTGGCAACCCATCCATGGCGGATACTTCCAGCCGTGAGCTCCATAGCCGGAAGCGAAAGAACCTAGCGTTCGTCTTTTCGGCAAAGCAGGTCACCGCGATGGAGCCTCGGGTGATGGATGTTGTTGACAAGCTTCTTCGGGCCGTCAAAGCCAAGTCTCAGGGCAGCAAGATTGCCCCCACGGACCGTTTCGACGACGTCGATGGGACCGTGGACATCAGACCGTGGCTGAACATGTTCACATACGACGCGATCAGTAGcatgttcttctccaagtcATTCAATTTCCTAGAtcgaggcgatgatgacTGCATGGCCCAGGATGCAAACGGTTGCGTCCAGCAAGTGCACGCAATGGAGACCTTCCACACAGGAGCCCGCCTCAGCGTGCTATTGGGCCACATGTCTGCCTTCTGGTACGACCTGGTTAAAAACCGGATGTTGGGCTGGACTTTTGGAAGCAAGTGCGGAAGAAACTTCACTGGCATGGCGCGCTTTCTGGTTACAGACCGGTTGCAGAATCCGCCTAGCAAGCCCGATCTGTTCTCCAACCTTCCCGTCAAACCCACAGAGAAGAACCCGGAGCCGATGGAGCTGAATGAGCTCATCGCCGAAGCTGCTGTCATGCTGAATGCAGGAAATGACACCACACAGACCTCCCTGGTCAACATATTGTACAGCCTCGCCAGTAATCCCAAGGAACAGGGAAAGCTACGCCAGattctggaagaagagactCCCACAGAACAACGTCCCATCGTCTCATATGCCCAGCTGCAACACATTCCGTACCTCCAATACTGCATCGACGAGTCATTCCGTGTTTTCGCTCCCGTCGCAACGGGTCTTCCCCGTCGAACAACCCAGCCCGCCATCATCGCTGGCCACCAAATTGCCGCCGGGGTTGGGGTTTCCGCGCCGACCTATACGCTCCATCGGAACGAGAAGCTCTTCAAAGATGCCAGCAGCTGGCATCCAGAGCGCTGGGACCCTGACAACAAGAACTACACGGACGAGGAACGCAAGAACCTCAAGGATTATGTGCAGCCGTTCAGCCAAGGCGCCCGCGCGTGCATTGGACGGAACTTGGCATATATGGAGCTGAGCATCTGTATTGCGGCGCTTGTGCTTGCTTTCGAGTGGGAACTAGCGCCGGGTCAGGGCGGGGTGGAGCGCTTTGAGCGCTTCAACTGCAACCCGGTGAAGCTGATGGTTCGGCCCCGTCCCAGAGATGAAGTGTGGGACTCATATGACTACATTCCCGCTCAATAA
- a CDS encoding uncharacterized protein (ID:PFLUO_007907-T1.cds;~source:funannotate) — translation MSDKGNASMLEEADASSGPIHDYADAPRHRYLFGHQGSILMRAISVAGSIGFLLFGYDQGVLGGINTSSDFLRQFGNPSSSLLGTINAIYEIGCFGGAVTVFIFGDMLGRRKCLYVGAALMAIGAILQASSFGVAQMIVGRIVCGWGNGFNTATTPLWVSELSPAKSRGRLVAMEGSLIALGIVIASYYNIGMAYTTGPVVWRAPIASQLIFIIFQVAFVLVLPESPRWLIKHGRNNEALDILAQLKGTNTPLSDPSVQATKAEIDKALQLEHAAGPWSIKECFINGPLKIRRRYLLAIGVQAMQQLSGINVLVYYFPRTLTTDLGMGEKVSLQIAAGLSCTYWVFSLIPLMWLDKMSRRKPLILGALGCAFCFLIAGALQQNPTDTRAKASLAFFFLYEAIFAVGWLPVPWLYPAEIMPLRHRTHSTALATASDWIFNYMIVQITPIAISNIRWRTYMIFFALNLFFAVVIWLFYPETSGRSLEELDAIYLGDNDRLFVIDKKGRLLPGFAGRYSHESTESSLEAGEKY, via the exons ATGTCTGACAAGGGCAACGCGAGCATGCTGGAGGAAGCCGATGCCTCGTCCGGCCCCATACATGACTATGCGGATGCTCCGCGCCATCGCTATCTCTTTGGCCACCAAGGCTCCATATTGATGCGTGCCATTAGTGTGGCTGGATCGATTGGATTTCTTTTATTTGGATATGACCAGGGAGTTTTGGGT GGGATCAACACGTCGTCCGATTTCTTGCGTCAGTTTGGCAATCCCTCGTCCAGTCTGTTGGGCACCATCAATGCCATCTATGAGATTggctgcttcggcggcgcTGTGACGGTTTTCATCTTCGGGGATATGCTCGGCCGGCGGAAGTGTCTATACGTTGGTGCTGCATTGATGGCCATAGGCGCCATCCTGCAAGCATCTTCATTCGGCGTTGCTCAGATGATCGTGGGGCGAATTGTTTG TGGTTGGGGAAACGGGTTTAACACCGCAACGACGCCACTATGGGTCAGTGAGCTCAGCCCGGCCAAGTCTCGAGGCCGTCTCGTCGCGATGGAGGGTAGTCTGATTGCGCTCGGAATTGTGATCGCATCCTATTACAACATCGGCATGGCCTACACGACCGGTCCGGTGGTCTGGCGGGCTCCTATCGCGTCGcagctcatcttcatcatttTTCAAGTTGCCTTCGTGCTTGTCTTGCCCGAGTCTCCTCGTTGGCTGATCAAGC ATGGCCGCAATAACGAGGCTCTGGATATTCTCGCCCAGCTAAAAGGGACTAACACTCCACTCTCGGATCCCTCCGTGCAGGCTACCAAGGCAGAGATCGATAAAGCCCTTCAACTCGAACATGCCGCCGGCCCATGGAGTATCAAGGAATGTTTCATCAACGGACCTCTCAAAATCCGTCGACGGTACTTGCTAGCCATTGGCGTCCAGGCCATGCAACAACTTTCGGGGATCAATGTCCTG GTATACTACTTCCCGCGTACCTTGACCACGGACCTTGGCATGGGTGAGAAAGTCTCCCTGCAAATCGCCGCAGGTCTCTCCTGCACTTACTGGGTCTTCAGCTTGATTCCTTTGATGTGGCTGGACAAGATGAGTCGCCGAAAGCCACTTATTCTCGGCGCCCTAGGCTGCGCTTTTTGCTTCCTCATA GCCGGAGCCCTCCAGCAAAACCCAACTGACACACGCGCCAAAGCCTccttggctttcttcttcctctacGAAGCCATCTTTGCAGTCGGTTGGCTTCCAGTTCCGTGGCTATATCCCGCGGAGATCATGCCGCTGCGCCATCGGACACACAGCACCGCGCTCGCGACGGCGAGCGATTGGATATTCAACTATATGATTGTGCAGATCACACCTATCGCTATCTCGAATATTCGCTGGCGGACATACATGATTTTCTTCGCTCTGaatctcttcttcgcggTTGTTATCTGGCTCTTCTACCCAGAGACCTCGGGGCGCAGtcttgaagagctggatgccATCTACCTGGGCGACAATGATAGGCTGTTTGTCATTGATAAGAAGGGTAGGTTGTTGCCGGGTTTTGCGGGCCGGTATAGTCATGAGTCCACTGAGAGCAGCCTTGAAGCGGGGGAGAAGTATTGA
- a CDS encoding uncharacterized protein (ID:PFLUO_007908-T1.cds;~source:funannotate) produces the protein MQTRQLQGPEKLQQVTQLLETLKKDLRDKTLSPAQRVQILQQLRSHGTSPENADPIYCQNGIETLMRYGLDGENADTRRTALRCVANALLLDAKMRQVFVDTGYGGKLAERLKVDNSEDEMVASRILFFATYDTTMNYDDLINKHSLGENINYQLNRHAKQFPKSGRTPLTQIDELGLIDSLKLIFNVSKIYPDLAVTFSPSIPHVLKIISRVDIPEKPLDGLVGYLINCLSVLDLEQKKGSHFESNPLFPKFNTNCNVDKLINILDQAVSVYAPEELEVKVIPLLHSLIVIHEQAPDGPRKYMQWLLLPEDNDRSLPIGQTDTLSSRLLKLSTTPYQNLKIAISDLMFVLSGKDAENMTKRIGYGFAAGFLASRGMEIPQTAGEAFATNPTDDNDFNSAINPVTGQRLAAEPQDTGPPMTEEEKEREAERLFVLFERARANGLITAENPVAQAVREGRFEELPDDTDSD, from the exons ATGCAGACCCGCCAGCTGCAGGGACCGG AAAAGCTCCAGCAGGTCAcgcagctgctggagacTCTCAAGAAAGACCTCCGCGACAAGACCCTTTCCCCGGCGC AGCGCGTTCAAATCCTTCAGCAGCTACGTTCGCACGGCACGAGCCCCGAGAACGCAGACCCGATCTATTGCCAGAAT GGTATCGAGACGTTGATGCGGTACGGACTTGATGGCGAGAACGCCGACACACGGCGCACAGCATTGCGGTGCGTCGCGAATGCGCTCCTGTTAGATGCGAAGATGCGCCAGGTTTTCGTAGACACTGGATACGGTGGGAAGCTTGCGGAGCGTCTGAAG GTCGATAACTCGGAAGATGAAATGGTTGCCAGCAGGATCCTGTTCTTTGCAACCTACGATACCACGATGAACTATGACGACCTGATCAACAAACATTCTCTAGGGGAGAATATCAACTAC CAATTAAACCGGCACGCCAAGCAGTTCCCTAAATCAGGAAGAACGCCATTGACGCAAATCGACGAACTCGGCCTGATAGATTCCCTCAAGTTGATTTTCAACGTTTCCAAGATCTACCCTGACCTAGCTGTGaccttctctccctccatcccgcACGTCCTGAAGATCATCAGCCGCGTCGACATCCCGGAGAAGCCCTTGGATGGGCTGGTTGGCTACTTGATCAACTGTCTCTCGGTCCTCGACTTGGAacagaagaagggcagccACTTTGAGAGCAACCCGCTGTTCCCCAAATTCAACACGAACTGCAACGTCGATAAGTTGATCAATATCTTGGATCAGGCTGTGTCGGTCTATGCCCCGGAAGAATTGGAAGTCAAAGTCATCCCCCTCCTGCATTccctcatcgtcatccatgAACAGGCACCCGATGGGCCCCGCAAGTACATGCAGTGGCTGCTTCTGCCGGAAGACAACGACCGAAGCCTGCCCATTGGACAGACCGATACCCTGTCGTCACGACTGTTGAAGCTGTCGACAACCCCCTACCAGAATCTCAAAATTGCCATCTCGGACCTGATGTTTGTGCTGTCCGGAAAGGACGCGGAGAACATGACGAAGCGGATTGGATATGGTTTCGCCGCTGGATTCCTAGCATCCCGCGGAATGGAGATCCCGCAGACAGCCGGGGAAGCCTTTGCGACGAATCCCACAGACGACAATGACTTCAACTCAGCGATCAATCCGGTCACTGGACAGAGGCTCGCCGCCGAACCGCAGGATACTGGCCCGCCgatgaccgaggaggagaaagagcgagaGGCCGAGAGGCTGTTTGTGCTTTTTGAGAG GGCGAGAGCGAATGGTCTCATCACGGCCGAGAACCCGGTGGCCCAGGCTGTTCGCGAAGGAAGATTCGAGGAGTTGCCCGATGATACTGACAGTGACTAA